In a single window of the Oryctolagus cuniculus chromosome 2, mOryCun1.1, whole genome shotgun sequence genome:
- the LOC127488448 gene encoding ESX-1 secretion-associated protein EspK-like, with the protein MSWSGKNMPGDSVDLFGDGVAEDSGVANGRLWLMVIIGEQEHRMDLHMIQPHMKVVTHGGEAPGDPCSPTEVDPCTRSHLGGGTPTIPVVTLEVGPLYPWSPRRADPPVPMVTPEVTPPVPMVTPEVAPHTCGHPGGRTPVPVVTPEVGPLYPWSPQRLTPVPVVTPDVGSPPYPWSPRRSPLLYSWSPRRWPPIPVVTPEV; encoded by the exons ATGAGCTGGAGTGGGAAG AACATGCCTGGGGACAGCGTGGACCTGTTTGGGGACGGCGTGGCAGAGGACAGCGGTGTGGCCAACGGGCGCCTGTGGCTCATGGTCATCATCGGGGAGCAGGAGCACCGCATGGACCTGCACATGATCCAGCCGCACATGAAGGTGGTCACGCACGGAGGTGAGGCCCCCGGGGACCCGTGCTCACCCACGGAGGTTGACCCCTGTACCCGTAGTCACCTCGGAGGTGGGACCCCCACCATACCCGTGGTCACCCTGGAGGTCGGACCCCTGTACCCGTGGTCACCCCGGAGGGCGGATCCCCCGGTACCCATGGTCACCCCGGAGGTCACCCCTCCTGTACCCATGGTCACCCCGGAGGTGGCCCCCCATACCTGTGGTCACCCCGGAGGTCGGACCCCTGTACCCGTGGTCACCCCAGAGGTCGGACCCCTGTACCCGTGGTCACCCCAGAGGTTGACCCCTGTACCCGTGGTCACCCCGGATGTCGGATCCCCCCCGTACCCATGGTCACCCCGGAGGTCACCCCTCCTGTACTCGTGGTCACCCCGGAGGTGGCCCCCCATACCTGTGGTCACCCCGGAGGTCTGA